The proteins below are encoded in one region of Festucalex cinctus isolate MCC-2025b chromosome 2, RoL_Fcin_1.0, whole genome shotgun sequence:
- the il17rb gene encoding uncharacterized protein il17rb, with product MYKIELSLSPVLPTSSENSPSLLADLKVELVKVSRIDMINVSWAINIDASVKYLTGTRIRGKEVYLCEYFPPFSYSNLTGIQQKWFHYIVNGNYGSTVLVANLPLSPLGSGRSYKFAKIVTPRPTLSLAPKPTNYPTAVITDIATGDPLTDPKNNFTRILVNIYLGLAALMILTSGYIIYKKCGTNLTLSVGFKRVPTSAEVPVHILLVYPPENGAFQKAVMALAEFLQKHAGCSVAIDIWQQSRIAHDGPLRWLAVQVKAAQRVLIVCPPSSYPPSIPISTTTGGTSIPAAAHDLYPLILNMVASRAKSAHELDKFWVLQLGDQQGKKRSGNVAPELRACKLFCILKDLSKLCCSLHTQRQDGKTRLTLFFGPGVINNRCESMVKLRDSVEKLHGYCLLSSREAVPVSSVITSV from the exons ATGTATAAAATAGAATTGTCTCTTTCTCCAGTTTTGCCCACCTCAAGTGAGAACAGTCCGTCCCTGTTAGCAGATTTGAAGGTTGAGCTGGTAAAAGTGTCAAGAATAGACATGATCAATGTGAGCTGGGCCATCAACATTGACG CTAGCGTCAAATATCTGACTGGCACACGGATTAGGGGGAAGGAAGTCTACCTCTGTGAATACTTTCCACCTTTCTCTTATTCTAACCTCACTGGGATACAGCAG AAATGGTTTCATTATATCGTGAATGGAAACTATGGCTCCACGGTCCTAGTGGCCAACCTTCCTTTGTCACCACTGGGGAGCGGCCGTTCTTATAAATTTGCAAAAATCGTCACTCCTCGACCCACACTGa gtctcgCACCAAAGCCAACTAATTATCCAACAG CTGTGATCACAGATATTGCTACAGGGGACCCCCTTACAG ATCCTAAAAACAACTTCACCAGGATATTGGTGAACATTTATTTAGGACTGGCTGCTTTGATGATCCTAACTTCTGGATATATTATCT ATAAAAagtgtggaacaaacttgacccTATCAGTGGGGTTCAAAAGGGTACCCACCTCAGCCGAAGTTCCCGTCCATATCCTGTTGGTGTACCCCCCTGAGAATGGAGCCTTCCAGAAGGCTGTGATGGCCCTGGCAGAATTCCTGCAGAAGCACGCAGGCTGCAGCGTTGCGATCGACATATGGCAGCAGAGCAGAATTGCACACGACGGGCCTTTGCGTTGGCTAGCTGTACAAGTCAAAGCTGCACAGCGTGTACTCATCGTCTGCCCACCG TCAAGCTATCCTCCTTCCATCCCCATCTCCACCACTACGGGGGGAACCTCAATACCAGCTGCCGCTCACGACCTTTACCCTTTGATCCTCAACATGGTGGCGAGCCGCGCTAAGAGTGCTCATGAGCTCGATAAGTTCTGGGTGCTGCAGCTAGGCGATCAGCAAGGGAAGAAGAGGTCTGGTAACGTGGCTCCAGAACTGAGGGCATGCAAGCTTTTTTGTATATTGAAAGATCTGAGCAAACTGTGCTGCAGTCTGCACACTCAAAGACAAGATGGTAAAACGAGATTGACTCTTTTCTTCGGACCTGGAGTCATCAACAACAGGTGTGAAAGTATGGTGAAGTTAAGAGACTCTGTTGAAAAATTACATGGATATTGTTTATTGAGTTCCAGAGAAGCAGTGCCGGTCAGTTCAGTGATTACCTCagtttga